The region ATTCTCCGGTTTGCTGGGAAATTCCAGATACATATAGTTGTCGGCCATATTATTTCTCCTCCCCCACTGCATGCAGAGCTTCCGCCAAGGTTTGCGTTTGCGGGATAAGTTTAGTTAAACCAGAAAGCTCAAATACCCGCCGCACCTGACCTTGAGGCCCGGCCACGATAGTCTTTCCCCCAGTCTCAGCCAGCCGGTGGTACCGCCCTAACACAAAGCCCAAGCCCGAGCTATCCATAAAAGTAGTATCCGTCAAGTCCAGAATGAGACCGCCGGCTGTTTTTTCAGCCAGCGCTTTTTCCAGCTTAATCCGAACAGCTGGAACGCTGGCCACATCCAGCTCTCCAGTTATCTTTGCCACTAGCCATGAGCCTTGGTAAGATAGGTCAATCCCCATTTTGTCCCCTCCCTCCGGATTCACAATATTTACCAGCTACTTTCATATTCGCGTTCCACTCTCTTTTCCCTGCCAACTGCACCAATAATGAAAAAAGGTTGTCCTAGACAGGAAGGACAACCGGATCGAATCTTACGGTTCTACTGGCTCAAGACAGAAGTCTTAGGGGGCGGCTCCTTTCGTGCCGCCGGACAGCCAGGTTGTAAGTACTCGGCCAAATAAGCCGCCAAAACCTAATCGGTCAATACTTTCCCCCGCTACCAGGTCTGCTGTCGCCACCGGTTGATCATCTTTCTTGACGATGATTTTGCCTAACAAAGCACCTTCGGATACCGGGGCTTTTAGTCGGTCAGCTACGAGCTCCAACTCCCAACTTACTGTACTTTCTTCTCCCTTCGGTACGCTCACCGCCAACCGGCGGCTACATAAGAGCGCCACTTCCTGTTTTGTCCCGCGCAACACAGGCAAACTGGCCCTAATTTCTCCTTTATCTGCCACTAACAAGGAAGTGTAACGGGCAAAGCCA is a window of Bacillota bacterium DNA encoding:
- a CDS encoding anti-sigma factor antagonist (This anti-anti-sigma factor, or anti-sigma factor antagonist, belongs to a family that includes characterized members SpoIIAA, RsbV, RsfA, and RsfB.), with the protein product MGIDLSYQGSWLVAKITGELDVASVPAVRIKLEKALAEKTAGGLILDLTDTTFMDSSGLGFVLGRYHRLAETGGKTIVAGPQGQVRRVFELSGLTKLIPQTQTLAEALHAVGEEK